Proteins encoded in a region of the Tubulanus polymorphus chromosome 10, tnTubPoly1.2, whole genome shotgun sequence genome:
- the LOC141912352 gene encoding histidine protein methyltransferase 1 homolog has product MSFKFNFSTDLKSDEEDIDKITTNKKQKTDDVRPAKKITISIDPKDLEEKDVKVFTVDDETEITFVDIANIPRNAKDGDGEETIAELSDLVPNIYEGGLKIWECSLDLTDYLRSIKDEINFNDKSVLELGCGAGLPGIYAYKNGADVMFSDYNEDVLESVTIPNVLLNTANCDKNVVHKRCQFWSGDWSSLQQRLKNRFDVILSSETIYNPSSYAKLYDMLKSLLKPDGRIYLAAKTYYFGVGGGTRQFESLVKTEAEFDIEVCKEYSEGVNREILHMTWKSDGDG; this is encoded by the exons ATGtcgtttaaattcaatttttcaacagATTTAAAATCCGACGAAGAAGATATTgata aaatcacaacaaataagaaacagaaaactgaCGATGTTAGACCGGCCAAGAAAATCACTATATCCATTGATCCAAAG gatttgGAAGAAAAAGACGTGAAGGTTTTTACCGTGGACGACGAGACGGAAATTACGTTCGTTGACATCGCGAATATTCCTCGAAACGCGAAAGACGGCGACGGTGAAGAAACAATCGCCGAACTGAGTGACCTCGTGCCGAATATTTATGAAG GTGGATTGAAAATCTGGGAGTGCTCGCTCGATCTGACTGATTACCTTCGTTCTATCAAGgacgaaatcaatttcaatgacaAATCGGTTTTAGAG CTCGGGTGCGGAGCCGGATTACCGGGAATTTATGCCTATAAAAACGGTGCTGACGTCATGTTCTCTGATTAC AACGAAGACGTGCTGGAATCCGTGACGATTCCGAATGTTTTACTGAACACGGCGAATTGCGATAAGAACGTCGTCCATAAACGCTGTCAGTTCTGGAGCGGCGATTGGTCGTCGTTACAGCAACGACTGAAGAACAG ATTCGACGTGATTCTGTCCTCGGAAACGATATATAACCCGTCCTCGTACGCGAAGCTGTACGATATGTTAAAATCGCTGTTGAAACCAGACGGACGCAT ATATTTAGCTGCGAAGACGTATTATTTCGGAGTAGGTGGCGGCACCCGACAGTTCGAATCGCTCGTCAAAACGGAAGCCGAATTCGACATCGAAGTCTGCAAAGAATACTCAGAAG gagtAAATCGAGAGATTTTACATATGACGTGGAAATCCGATGGCGACGGTTGA